A window from Heteronotia binoei isolate CCM8104 ecotype False Entrance Well chromosome 15, APGP_CSIRO_Hbin_v1, whole genome shotgun sequence encodes these proteins:
- the LOC132583263 gene encoding olfactory receptor 11H6-like — MEFTNRTVQEFILVGFEVGQLQRLLLLTFFTFLYMLAMAENITIITLVHLDTQLSRLPMYILLSNFSWLEICYVSTTVPRMLLDLALANKIISFSSCFLQFYIFFSLGSTECFFLSSMALDRYLAICHPLRYPQIMSPNFCYILVTASWVLGFLAYIVPVTLISKMSFCGPNIIDHFLCDPGPILALACPPLPKAPLVSLIFMDVVVILGNIMFAVLSYSSVIVTLMKNSSKGNRLKSFSTISFHLLVVTLYYGPPAGLYVNPGGETDSNVIKTVTLFYTALTPFLNPLIYCLRNDQVKEALFRLWRRKEK, encoded by the coding sequence ATGGAGTTCACCAACAGGACAGTTCAGGAATTCATTTTGGTGGGCTTTGAAGTCGGGCAGCTGCAACGACTCCTACTCCTCACCTTTTTCACTTTTCTTTACATGCTTGCCATGGCGGAGAACATCACCATCATCACGTTGGTGCATCTTGACACCCAGTTGTCCCGGCTCCCCATGTACATCCTCCTGAGCAACTTCTcttggctggagatctgctatgtgAGCACCACTGTGCCCCGCATGCTCTTAGACCTGGCATTGGCCAACAAGATCATCTCCTTCAGTTCCTGCTTCCTCCAGTTCTACATTTTCTTCTCTCTTGGCAGTACAGAATGCTTCTTCCTCTCTTCTATGGCCTTGGATCGGTACTTGGCCATCTGCCACCCACTGCGATATCCACAGATCATGTCCCCAAATTTTTGCTACATCCTAGTAACTGCTTCTTGGGTCCTTGGCTTCCTGGCATACATTGTCCCAGTCACACTGATCTCCAAGATGTCTTTCTGTGGTCCTAATATCATTGACCATTTTTTGTGTGACCCTGGGCCAATTCTGGCTTTGGCTTGTCCTCCCCTACCAAAGGCTCCCCTCGTTAGTCTGATTTTCATGGATGTTGTGGTGATTCTCGGCAACATCATGTTTGCTGTGCTGTCCTACAGTTCTGTGATTGTCACTTTGATGAAAAACTCTAGCAAAGGCAATCGGTTAAAGTCTTTCTCCACCATATCATTCCACTTGTTGGTGGTCACGCTTTACTATGGCCCTCCAGCAGGGCTGTATGTAAACCCAGGAGGAGAAACGGATTCAAATGTCATTAAGACAGTAACACTCTTCTATACTGCCTTAACACCCTTTCTCAACCCCCTGATTTACTGTCTGAGGAATGATCAGGTAAAGGAGGCACTGTTCCGATTatggaggagaaaagaaaagTGA